A portion of the Phaenicophaeus curvirostris isolate KB17595 chromosome 17, BPBGC_Pcur_1.0, whole genome shotgun sequence genome contains these proteins:
- the LOC138728073 gene encoding septin-2 isoform X2 produces MSQSGEKVKFSDSAGYVGFANLPNQVHRKSVKKGFEFTLMVVGESGLGKSTLINSLFLTDLYPERYIPGAAEKIERTVQIEASTVEIEERGVKLRLTVVDTPGYGDAINSQDCFKTIIQYIDNQFERYLHDESGLNRRHIIDNRVHCCFYFISPFGHGLKPLDVEFMKALHGKVNIVPVIAKADTLTLKERERLKRRVLDEISEHGIRIYQLPDADSDEDEEFKEQTRVLKASIPFAVIGSNQLIEVKGKKIRGRLYPWGVVEVENPEHNDFLKLRTMLVTHMQDLQEVTQDLHYENFRSERLKRTGKPVEEEVVDKDRILQQKEAELRRMQEMIAQMQAQMRMKPGDD; encoded by the exons ATGTCTCAGTCAGGTGAAAAAGTGAAG TTTTCCGACTCAGCAGGCTATGTGGGATTCGCTAATCTGCCCAACCAGGTTCACAGGAAATCTGTAAAGAAGGGCTTTGAATTCACACTAATGGTGGTTG gTGAGTCTGGCTTGGGAAAATCTACTTTAATTAACAGTCTGTTCCTGACTGATCTCTATCCAGAACGTTATATTCCTGGAGCTGCAG agaaaataGAGAGAACGGTTCAAATTGAAGCTTCTACAGTAGAGATAGAGGAGCGAGGTGTGAAACTGCGTTTAACAGTAGTTGACACTCCAGGATACGGAGATGCCATTAACAGCCAGGACTG CTTCAAAACGATAATCCAGTACATTGACAACCAGTTTGAAAGATaccttcatgatgagagtggtctAAACAGGCGCCACATAATAGACAACAGAGTCCATTGCTGTTTTTACTTCATCTCTCCCTTTGGGCATGG GCTGAAACCATTAGATGTAGAATTCATGAAGGCTCTGCATGGAAAAGTCAACATTGTCCCTGTGATTGCCAAGGCTGACACGCTGACgctgaaggagagagagaggctgAAGAGAAGA GTTCTGGATGAGATTTCTGAACATGGCATTAGGATTTATCAGCTCCCTGATGCAGATTCTGATGAAGATGAGGAGTTTAAAGAACAAACCAGGGTTTTAAAG GCTAGCATTCCCTTTGCTGTGATTGGATCCAATCAACTTATTGaggtgaaagggaaaaaaatcagaggccGTCTTTATCCCTGGGGAGTTGTTGAAGTTGAAAATCCAGAGCACAACGATTTCCTTAAGTTGCGCACGATGCTGGT AACGCACATGCAGGACCTGCAGGAGGTGACCCAAGATTTGCACTATGAGAACTTCCGTTCGGAGAGGCTCAAGCGGACTGGCAA GCCTGTTGAAGAAGAAGTGGTAGACAAGGATAGAATCCTCCAGCAGAAAGAGGCTGAG CTGCGCCGCATGCAGGAGATGATTGCACAGATGCAAGCCCAAATGAGGATGAAGCCTGGTGATGATTAA
- the LOC138728073 gene encoding septin-2 isoform X3 — MVVGESGLGKSTLINSLFLTDLYPERYIPGAAEKIERTVQIEASTVEIEERGVKLRLTVVDTPGYGDAINSQDCFKTIIQYIDNQFERYLHDESGLNRRHIIDNRVHCCFYFISPFGHGLKPLDVEFMKALHGKVNIVPVIAKADTLTLKERERLKRRVLDEISEHGIRIYQLPDADSDEDEEFKEQTRVLKASIPFAVIGSNQLIEVKGKKIRGRLYPWGVVEVENPEHNDFLKLRTMLVTHMQDLQEVTQDLHYENFRSERLKRTGKPVEEEVVDKDRILQQKEAELRRMQEMIAQMQAQMRMKPGDD, encoded by the exons ATGGTGGTTG gTGAGTCTGGCTTGGGAAAATCTACTTTAATTAACAGTCTGTTCCTGACTGATCTCTATCCAGAACGTTATATTCCTGGAGCTGCAG agaaaataGAGAGAACGGTTCAAATTGAAGCTTCTACAGTAGAGATAGAGGAGCGAGGTGTGAAACTGCGTTTAACAGTAGTTGACACTCCAGGATACGGAGATGCCATTAACAGCCAGGACTG CTTCAAAACGATAATCCAGTACATTGACAACCAGTTTGAAAGATaccttcatgatgagagtggtctAAACAGGCGCCACATAATAGACAACAGAGTCCATTGCTGTTTTTACTTCATCTCTCCCTTTGGGCATGG GCTGAAACCATTAGATGTAGAATTCATGAAGGCTCTGCATGGAAAAGTCAACATTGTCCCTGTGATTGCCAAGGCTGACACGCTGACgctgaaggagagagagaggctgAAGAGAAGA GTTCTGGATGAGATTTCTGAACATGGCATTAGGATTTATCAGCTCCCTGATGCAGATTCTGATGAAGATGAGGAGTTTAAAGAACAAACCAGGGTTTTAAAG GCTAGCATTCCCTTTGCTGTGATTGGATCCAATCAACTTATTGaggtgaaagggaaaaaaatcagaggccGTCTTTATCCCTGGGGAGTTGTTGAAGTTGAAAATCCAGAGCACAACGATTTCCTTAAGTTGCGCACGATGCTGGT AACGCACATGCAGGACCTGCAGGAGGTGACCCAAGATTTGCACTATGAGAACTTCCGTTCGGAGAGGCTCAAGCGGACTGGCAA GCCTGTTGAAGAAGAAGTGGTAGACAAGGATAGAATCCTCCAGCAGAAAGAGGCTGAG CTGCGCCGCATGCAGGAGATGATTGCACAGATGCAAGCCCAAATGAGGATGAAGCCTGGTGATGATTAA
- the LOC138728073 gene encoding septin-2 isoform X1: MSQSGEKVKGEGDLICTPLLFSCQFSDSAGYVGFANLPNQVHRKSVKKGFEFTLMVVGESGLGKSTLINSLFLTDLYPERYIPGAAEKIERTVQIEASTVEIEERGVKLRLTVVDTPGYGDAINSQDCFKTIIQYIDNQFERYLHDESGLNRRHIIDNRVHCCFYFISPFGHGLKPLDVEFMKALHGKVNIVPVIAKADTLTLKERERLKRRVLDEISEHGIRIYQLPDADSDEDEEFKEQTRVLKASIPFAVIGSNQLIEVKGKKIRGRLYPWGVVEVENPEHNDFLKLRTMLVTHMQDLQEVTQDLHYENFRSERLKRTGKPVEEEVVDKDRILQQKEAELRRMQEMIAQMQAQMRMKPGDD, from the exons ATGTCTCAGTCAGGTGAAAAAGTGAAG GGGGAAGGGGATCTCATTTGTACtccacttctgttttcttgtcaGTTTTCCGACTCAGCAGGCTATGTGGGATTCGCTAATCTGCCCAACCAGGTTCACAGGAAATCTGTAAAGAAGGGCTTTGAATTCACACTAATGGTGGTTG gTGAGTCTGGCTTGGGAAAATCTACTTTAATTAACAGTCTGTTCCTGACTGATCTCTATCCAGAACGTTATATTCCTGGAGCTGCAG agaaaataGAGAGAACGGTTCAAATTGAAGCTTCTACAGTAGAGATAGAGGAGCGAGGTGTGAAACTGCGTTTAACAGTAGTTGACACTCCAGGATACGGAGATGCCATTAACAGCCAGGACTG CTTCAAAACGATAATCCAGTACATTGACAACCAGTTTGAAAGATaccttcatgatgagagtggtctAAACAGGCGCCACATAATAGACAACAGAGTCCATTGCTGTTTTTACTTCATCTCTCCCTTTGGGCATGG GCTGAAACCATTAGATGTAGAATTCATGAAGGCTCTGCATGGAAAAGTCAACATTGTCCCTGTGATTGCCAAGGCTGACACGCTGACgctgaaggagagagagaggctgAAGAGAAGA GTTCTGGATGAGATTTCTGAACATGGCATTAGGATTTATCAGCTCCCTGATGCAGATTCTGATGAAGATGAGGAGTTTAAAGAACAAACCAGGGTTTTAAAG GCTAGCATTCCCTTTGCTGTGATTGGATCCAATCAACTTATTGaggtgaaagggaaaaaaatcagaggccGTCTTTATCCCTGGGGAGTTGTTGAAGTTGAAAATCCAGAGCACAACGATTTCCTTAAGTTGCGCACGATGCTGGT AACGCACATGCAGGACCTGCAGGAGGTGACCCAAGATTTGCACTATGAGAACTTCCGTTCGGAGAGGCTCAAGCGGACTGGCAA GCCTGTTGAAGAAGAAGTGGTAGACAAGGATAGAATCCTCCAGCAGAAAGAGGCTGAG CTGCGCCGCATGCAGGAGATGATTGCACAGATGCAAGCCCAAATGAGGATGAAGCCTGGTGATGATTAA